One genomic window of Solanum stenotomum isolate F172 chromosome 9, ASM1918654v1, whole genome shotgun sequence includes the following:
- the LOC125876341 gene encoding putative pentatricopeptide repeat-containing protein At3g15130, with translation MPQGTSFVMNERQRLAELLRNCSKILSLDVGKQVHGAVLRMGYAFDLMISNDLIDMYGKCSRVELARSVFHKMPERNVVSWTALMCGYLQHANAQESLLLLSRMLFSNVRPNEYTFSTNLKACGILGVLENGQQIHGLCAKSGFEKYPVAGNSIIDMYSRCGKLGEAENKFHEMPEKSLITWNVMIAGYAMGGFGDKSLYLFKQMQQQGEMPDEFTFASTLKACSGFKAVREGSQIHGFLITRGFLISSQKVIAGALIDLYVKSGNLFEAHKVFSQVEQKSVISWTTLTVGYAQEGKLTEAMNLFKQLRESSITLDGFVLSSMMGIFADFALIELGKQLHCCAVKIPSGLDISVLNSIMDMYLKCGLIEEAKTLFDVMPEKNVISWTVMITGYGKYGLGGEAVELFKKMHMDRIEPDEVSYLALLTACSHSGLVQESEEYFSKLCNSNCLKPSVEHYACMVDILGRAGRLREAKVVIENMPVKPNVGIWQTLLGACRVHKNVEIGREVGEILLKLDGNNPVNYVMMSNILADARLWEECEGLRGLVKTKGLRKEAGQSWVEIDKKMHFFHNRDETHPLTKAIHEFLYKMEKKMKYELGYTREVSFSLHDVEDETRDESLRFHSEKLAIGLALLSGADEIEGKPIRVFKNLRVCGDCHEYIKGLSKILQKIFLVRDANRFHKFENGTCSCRDYW, from the coding sequence ATGCCGCAAGGTACATCTTTTGTAATGAATGAGAGACAAAGGTTGGCTGAACTACTGAGAAATTGTTCTAAGATTTTGTCTTTAGATGTGGGAAAGCAAGTTCATGGAGCTGTATTAAGGATGGGTTATGCATTTGATTTGATGATAAGCAATGATCTCATTGATATGTACGGGAAATGCAGTAGAGTGGAACTGGCTCGCTCAGTGTTTCACAAAATGCCTGAAAGAAATGTGGTTTCCTGGACGGCTTTAATGTGTGGATATTTACAACACGCTAATGCTCAAGAATCCTTGTTGCTTCTCTCTCGGATGCTCTTCTCAAATGTAAGACCCAATGAATACACTTTTTCCACCAACTTAAAGGCATGTGGTATTCTTGGTGTTCTGGAAAATGGACAACAGATTCATGGTTTGTGTGCTAAAAGTGGGTTTGAAAAGTATCCAGTTGCAGGTAATTCAATTATCGATATGTACTCAAGATGTGGGAAACTTGGTGAGGCTGAAAACAAGTTCCATGAAATGCCAGAAAAGAGTCTCATAACTTGGAATGTAATGATAGCAGGATATGCAATGGGAGGATTTGGTGATAAATCTTTGTATCTGTTCAAACAAATGCAACAACAAGGAGAAATGCCAGACGAGTTTACGTTTGCAAGCACATTGAAGGCTTGCAGTGGTTTTAAGGCGGTGCGTGAAGGAAGCCAAATTCATGGTTTTCTTATTACTAGGGGATTCCTTATTTCCAGCCAAAAAGTTATTGCAGGCGCCCTAATTGATTTGTATGTCAAATCAGGAAACTTGTTTGAAGCTCATAAGGTGTTTAGTCAAGTTGAACAGAAAAGTGTGATATCATGGACGACACTGACCGTAGGGTATGCTCAAGAAGGCAAACTAACAGAGGCAATGAACTTGTTCAAGCAGCTCAGGGAAAGTAGCATCACATTGGATGGGTTTGTGCTGTCAAGCATGATGGGTATCTTTGCTGATTTTGCTCTAATTGAGCTTGGGAAACAATTGCATTGTTGTGCAGTAAAAATACCTTCTGGGTTAGACATATCTGTATTGAATTCAATCATGGATATGTATCTAAAATGTGGGTTAATAGAGGAAGCCAAAACACTTTTTGATGTTATGCCAGaaaaaaatgtgatttcatGGACCGTTATGATCACCGGGTATGGGAAGTATGGTCTTGGTGGAGAAGCAGTTGAACTATTCAAGAAAATGCATATGGATAGGATTGAGCCTGATGAGGTTTCCTACTTAGCTCTGCTCACAGCTTGTAGTCATTCGGGGTTAGTTCAAGAAAGTGAAGAATACTTTTCAAAACTATGCAATTCAAATTGTTTAAAACCCTCAGTAGAGCATTATGCTTGCATGGTTGATATCCTAGGTCGAGCTGGACGCCTAAGAGAAGCTAAGGTTGTGATAGAGAACATGCCAGTAAAACCAAATGTTGGTATTTGGCAGACACTGCTTGGTGCGTGTAGAGTACACAAGAATGTAGAAATAGGAAGAGAAGTTGGGGAGATTCTCTTAAAATTAGATGGCAATAATCCGGTGAATTATGTTATGATGTCAAACATTTTAGCTGATGCCCGCCTATGGGAAGAATGTGAGGGATTAAGAGGACTGGTGAAAACGAAAGGTTTAAGAAAAGAAGCAGGACAAAGTTGGGTGGAGATCGACAAGAAGATGCACTTTTTCCACAACAGAGATGAGACACACCCACTTACTAAAGCTATCCATGAATTTTTGTATAAGAtggagaagaaaatgaaatatgaaCTTGGTTACACACGGGAAGTAAGCTTTTCATTACACGATGTTGAAGATGAAACAAGGGATGAGAGCCTGAGATTTCACAGCGAGAAATTGGCAATTGGTTTGGCACTTCTTTCTGGTGCCGATGAAATTGAGGGGAAGCCAATTCGTGTTTTCAAGAATTTGAGAGTTTGTGGAGATTGTCATGAGTACATCAAGGGTTTGTCAAAGATTTTGCAGAAAATATTTCTTGTTAGAGATGCCAATAGGTTCCATAAATTTGAGAACGGAACATGTTCCTGCAGAGACTATTGGTGA